The DNA sequence CTGGCGCTTGACCGCCTCTACGTTCCGGGCCCCTATATGGGCAGGCGGGTCGTTTGCTCTGTCACCGCGTCGCGCGGTGAATATCTCAAACATCTGCGCGCCGCCGACAATCTTGCACCTCAGGCAACTCTTTCGCGCGCCCATCGCCACCAGCTCCTCGACCAGCCGCGCGACCGCCGTGTCCGCGAACTTGCCCGCCGCCGTATCAATCTCCTTCCCGTGGCTGTCCGGCAGCATTACATGGGCAAGGCCACCCATTTTCTTGAACGGATCGAACAT is a window from the Candidatus Anoxymicrobium japonicum genome containing:
- a CDS encoding chemotaxis protein CheD; the encoded protein is MSEVVNVGVAEIKIACNSSILASFGLGSCVAVAMFDPFKKMGGLAHVMLPDSHGKEIDTAAGKFADTAVARLVEELVAMGARKSCLRCKIVGGAQMFEIFTARRGDRANDPPAHIGARNVEAVKRQLEKLNIPLEGEDTGGDHGRTVKFNPCTGEVEVSSIKHGLLVI